From Pelosinus fermentans DSM 17108, the proteins below share one genomic window:
- a CDS encoding S-layer homology domain-containing protein yields MTTALAASMAVPAFANPFSDVPAKHWSYDAVNKLAQAGVVEGYGDGTFRGDKTVTRYEMAQIVANAMTKSLNADQKATVDELSKEFATELNTLGVKVEGMQDQLDKMVKISGDARVRYTNVEDENDKTDLRTRVSFDGNINEDVRYNARLSGTFQPNENNQTVGIKLDTANVAFNALGADATVGRQDVLLGSGIMFDDKMTGLGLQAGGLKLYAGNNTGMDDLDSERMYAAEYGANIFGATVTADYLKNGDEKAYGINGSAPITSSLTALADYVKNDSNDADATAFGVKLNKLGLTVLHRDADAGVYNAYSSADVIALPTDQAIKGMEYQFDKSLTKNADLKVKYQDFDNMNARTSAAVNVKF; encoded by the coding sequence GTGACTACTGCACTGGCTGCCAGCATGGCAGTACCAGCATTCGCTAACCCATTTTCCGATGTACCTGCAAAACACTGGTCATACGATGCAGTAAACAAATTAGCTCAAGCTGGTGTGGTTGAAGGCTACGGCGATGGTACTTTCAGAGGAGACAAAACCGTTACTCGTTATGAAATGGCACAAATCGTAGCAAATGCTATGACTAAATCCCTGAATGCAGACCAAAAAGCAACTGTAGATGAATTATCCAAAGAATTTGCTACTGAATTGAACACATTGGGTGTAAAAGTAGAAGGTATGCAAGATCAACTTGACAAAATGGTGAAAATTTCCGGTGATGCTCGTGTACGTTATACAAATGTAGAAGATGAAAACGACAAAACAGATCTTCGTACTCGTGTTTCCTTTGATGGCAACATCAATGAAGACGTTAGGTACAATGCTCGCTTAAGCGGAACCTTCCAACCTAACGAAAACAACCAAACAGTTGGAATTAAATTAGACACTGCTAACGTAGCTTTCAATGCTCTTGGTGCTGATGCTACTGTGGGTCGTCAAGATGTTCTTTTAGGTTCAGGTATTATGTTTGATGACAAAATGACTGGTCTTGGATTGCAAGCTGGCGGTTTGAAATTGTATGCAGGTAATAACACTGGCATGGATGATTTGGATTCAGAACGCATGTATGCTGCTGAATACGGTGCTAATATTTTTGGTGCAACAGTAACTGCTGATTACCTGAAAAATGGCGATGAAAAAGCATACGGAATTAATGGTTCTGCTCCTATCACTAGTAGCTTAACTGCTCTTGCTGACTATGTTAAAAACGATTCCAATGATGCTGACGCTACTGCTTTTGGTGTGAAGCTTAACAAACTTGGATTGACTGTTCTTCACAGAGATGCAGATGCAGGTGTTTACAACGCTTACTCTAGTGCAGATGTAATTGCTCTTCCTACCGATCAAGCAATTAAAGGTATGGAATATCAATTTGACAAATCACTTACTAAGAATGCTGACTTAAAAGTTAAATACCAAGATTTCGATAACATGAATGCACGTACTTCTGCAGCTGTTAACGTAAAATTCTAA
- a CDS encoding UFO1_4202 family uranium-binding S-layer protein, with the protein MNKKMVASLAAAMVLGIAGTSFAASNPFVDVPAKHWSYDAVTKLANAGIVDGYGDGTFRGDKTISRYEMAQIVAKGLAHSDKANAEQKASLDKLSVEFADELEGLNVRVTKLEKNSSTIKVSGEARLQYEDFSDTANGLELRTRIHLDGTINDQWSYYGRLQSENNLRGESGDDKVTMDNAYVKGQLFGTTATIGRFDYIPNNGLMIDSTLNGVNIEVGNVLKANVFYGKDNNKDTWGADEDTATKHLEVTGLNLNYDASKATALTGGYYQFKNKDNDVLNNGNYFNSTDDTRKVWEAGFNTKFSKNWALNTSYGQSDADTEDKAYYAEFAYKGADQAEVGSFGAWVNYRHLEANAAPSTTFDGPYAFDSQANGGKGYEIGASYTPVQNAVLTVKYANLKPTTDGSGSEKSKYYLAQAEFFF; encoded by the coding sequence ATGAACAAGAAAATGGTAGCATCCCTTGCAGCTGCAATGGTACTTGGTATAGCCGGTACATCATTCGCTGCATCCAATCCTTTCGTAGATGTCCCTGCAAAGCACTGGTCTTATGATGCAGTAACAAAACTGGCTAATGCTGGTATTGTTGATGGTTATGGCGACGGCACTTTCAGAGGAGACAAAACCATCAGCCGTTATGAAATGGCGCAAATTGTTGCAAAAGGACTGGCTCATTCTGACAAAGCAAACGCTGAACAAAAAGCTTCTCTTGACAAATTATCCGTAGAATTTGCGGATGAATTGGAAGGACTTAATGTTCGCGTAACGAAATTGGAGAAAAATTCTTCCACTATAAAAGTTTCTGGCGAAGCTCGTCTGCAATATGAGGATTTTTCCGATACCGCTAATGGCTTAGAACTTCGTACTCGTATCCATCTTGATGGCACGATTAATGATCAATGGTCCTATTATGGACGCTTACAATCAGAAAACAATCTTCGTGGTGAAAGCGGCGATGATAAAGTGACCATGGATAATGCGTATGTCAAAGGTCAATTATTCGGTACGACTGCTACGATAGGGCGCTTTGATTACATACCAAATAATGGATTGATGATTGATAGTACGTTAAATGGTGTAAATATTGAAGTGGGTAATGTACTAAAAGCAAATGTATTCTATGGCAAGGACAATAATAAAGATACCTGGGGCGCAGATGAAGATACTGCTACCAAACATTTAGAAGTAACAGGTTTAAATCTGAATTATGATGCATCAAAAGCTACTGCACTAACAGGTGGTTACTATCAATTTAAGAACAAAGACAATGATGTGCTGAATAATGGAAACTACTTCAACTCAACCGATGATACCCGCAAAGTCTGGGAAGCTGGCTTTAATACAAAATTCAGCAAAAACTGGGCATTAAATACATCCTATGGTCAATCGGATGCAGATACAGAAGATAAAGCATACTATGCTGAATTTGCATATAAAGGTGCTGATCAAGCTGAGGTTGGTTCTTTTGGCGCATGGGTGAACTACCGTCACCTAGAAGCCAATGCGGCTCCTAGCACCACCTTTGATGGCCCATATGCATTCGATTCCCAAGCGAATGGCGGCAAAGGGTACGAGATTGGTGCAAGCTATACACCGGTTCAGAACGCCGTTCTTACCGTTAAATATGCTAATTTGAAACCAACCACAGATGGTAGTGGCTCCGAAAAGTCAAAATACTATCTAGCACAAGCAGAATTTTTCTTCTAA
- a CDS encoding DUF3084 domain-containing protein has product MYGFTLIAVLAITGGAIAYIGDKLGTKVGKKKLSIFGLRPKHTSIVVTIITGILITGSTIGVLSLVSKDVRTALFGMEALAQKLSTLSQEVASKNIELDTSRVALESKNAEYAALTLKVKDTAERLRAISSELAEVIAQRDRTALELEQAKGDLDTSKQALTTLQETKNQLDLRVQSLNQSKVTLEKDVDRLNQLTTKLGEGIQVVREGSIIYRAGEILSTFTLPGGESKADTELALKEAIFTTNQGIIEKLGIENKNLGVLWIAQEEFDKVVAALEKHPEDVIVRISAGGNTVYGEPVIGQFGLFPNRLIYAQEETIYMSIIESGSKEEHPEQSVMAFLQKVNASAVEKGILPDPIQGTVGAINGADFYDAVNKVKRYSGKVMITATAKNDIYTAGPLKIELHVQEVSK; this is encoded by the coding sequence ATGTATGGTTTTACACTCATTGCCGTTTTAGCCATTACAGGCGGAGCGATTGCCTATATTGGTGATAAATTGGGTACAAAAGTTGGCAAGAAGAAATTGAGTATTTTTGGTCTGCGCCCCAAGCATACCTCTATTGTCGTTACAATTATTACCGGCATTCTGATTACTGGCTCCACTATTGGTGTATTATCATTAGTATCCAAGGATGTGCGTACCGCTCTTTTTGGTATGGAAGCTTTAGCCCAAAAGCTGTCTACTTTATCCCAGGAAGTAGCCAGTAAAAATATTGAATTGGATACCAGTCGTGTTGCCCTTGAATCTAAGAATGCAGAATATGCCGCTCTGACTCTGAAAGTAAAAGATACGGCAGAGCGTTTGCGGGCTATTAGCAGTGAGCTGGCAGAGGTAATTGCCCAGCGTGACCGTACTGCATTGGAATTAGAGCAAGCAAAAGGAGATTTAGACACTTCTAAGCAAGCCTTAACGACCTTGCAGGAGACCAAAAATCAGCTGGATCTGCGTGTACAATCACTGAACCAGTCCAAGGTTACCTTGGAAAAGGACGTGGATCGCTTAAATCAATTAACAACCAAGCTAGGGGAAGGCATTCAGGTTGTGCGGGAAGGTTCTATTATCTATCGGGCAGGTGAAATTCTATCTACCTTTACCCTTCCTGGTGGTGAAAGTAAAGCGGATACCGAATTAGCGTTAAAAGAAGCCATTTTCACAACCAACCAAGGTATTATTGAGAAATTGGGGATTGAAAATAAAAACCTGGGAGTCTTATGGATTGCCCAGGAAGAGTTTGATAAAGTTGTAGCTGCCTTAGAGAAACACCCAGAAGATGTGATTGTCCGTATCTCAGCAGGGGGCAATACGGTATATGGTGAACCTGTTATTGGTCAATTTGGGCTTTTCCCAAATCGACTGATTTATGCCCAGGAGGAGACCATTTACATGTCTATTATCGAAAGCGGCTCTAAAGAGGAGCATCCAGAGCAAAGTGTTATGGCTTTTTTACAAAAAGTGAATGCCTCAGCAGTCGAAAAAGGGATATTGCCAGATCCCATTCAAGGGACAGTGGGTGCCATCAATGGTGCAGATTTTTATGATGCGGTCAACAAAGTAAAACGGTATAGCGGTAAAGTAATGATTACGGCAACAGCTAAAAATGATATATATACAGCTGGTCCTTTAAAGATTGAACTGCATGTTCAAGAAGTCTCTAAGTAA
- the lptB gene encoding LPS export ABC transporter ATP-binding protein produces the protein MYIETFNLVKTYKDRNVVDGVSLRVNQGEVVGLLGPNGAGKTTTFYMIVGLERPNDGMIVINDQDVTDMPMYRRSNFGVGYLPQEASVFRKLTVEDNIMAILETTKLTASERKEKAVSLLDEFNINHVAKRKGSQLSGGERRRVEIARCLTTDPAFILLDEPFAGVDPIAVADIQQIIGYLKQRGIGVLITDHNVRETLSIVDRAYILNEGQILIHGDAITIANSEIARKFYLGENFSLK, from the coding sequence ATGTATATTGAAACATTTAACTTAGTAAAAACCTATAAAGATCGCAATGTGGTAGATGGTGTCAGTCTTAGAGTCAATCAGGGCGAGGTTGTTGGTTTATTAGGACCAAATGGTGCTGGTAAAACCACTACATTTTATATGATTGTTGGTTTAGAGCGCCCCAATGATGGTATGATTGTCATTAATGATCAAGATGTAACTGATATGCCCATGTACCGTCGTTCGAACTTTGGTGTAGGATATCTCCCTCAAGAAGCATCTGTATTTCGTAAACTTACAGTAGAAGATAATATTATGGCAATACTAGAAACGACTAAACTTACTGCTTCTGAGCGTAAGGAAAAAGCAGTAAGTTTGCTAGATGAATTTAATATTAATCATGTTGCAAAACGAAAGGGCTCCCAGCTATCTGGAGGAGAGCGTCGCCGTGTGGAGATTGCTCGCTGCTTGACTACGGATCCAGCCTTCATCTTACTAGATGAACCTTTTGCTGGGGTTGACCCCATCGCTGTAGCCGATATCCAGCAGATTATCGGATATTTAAAACAACGGGGAATTGGTGTGCTTATTACGGATCACAATGTGCGGGAAACATTAAGCATTGTCGATCGTGCATATATTTTAAACGAGGGACAGATTTTGATTCACGGTGATGCCATAACCATTGCAAACAGTGAAATTGCTAGGAAATTCTACCTTGGAGAGAATTTCAGCTTAAAATAG
- a CDS encoding UFO1_4202 family uranium-binding S-layer protein, which yields MKKKLVASFAAAMVLGVAGTSFAASNPFVDVPAKHWSYDAVTKLANAGIVDGYGDGTFRGDKTISRYEMAQIVAKAMAHSDQATAEQKAAIDKLSVEFAEELEGLNVRVTKLEKNSSTVKVTGEARLRYENYDNDNAAVKNTSDWVLRTRIHLNGQINDQWSYYGRLQAEENISGHKDNDDTVIMHNAYVKGALFGTTATIGRFDYIPNFGLVMDGRLNGVKIGFGNALKTELYYGKQQETGGDMWGNWGKNTATHLEVIAGTLKYNTSKTTTLNGGYYQYKDNDNDNYFGGEDTLKVWEAGFRAQLAKDWALKGSYADSDADQDDQAYFAQLDYKGANKSKVGSYGIWVGYRNLEANAAPKPTMDGKWAEKNGRNGGKGYEVGFNYTPALNTVLRVKYVDMKKATDSAAVIGDRDSKFLQAQAEFFF from the coding sequence ATGAAAAAGAAACTCGTAGCTTCCTTTGCAGCTGCAATGGTACTTGGCGTAGCTGGTACTTCATTCGCTGCATCCAACCCTTTCGTAGACGTTCCTGCAAAACATTGGTCCTATGATGCAGTAACAAAACTAGCTAATGCTGGTATTGTTGATGGTTATGGCGATGGCACTTTTAGAGGCGACAAAACCATCAGTCGTTATGAAATGGCTCAAATCGTAGCAAAAGCAATGGCTCATTCCGACCAAGCAACTGCTGAACAAAAAGCTGCTATCGACAAATTGTCCGTAGAATTCGCTGAAGAATTAGAAGGCTTAAATGTTCGTGTAACCAAATTGGAAAAAAATTCTTCTACTGTAAAAGTAACCGGTGAAGCTCGCTTGAGATATGAAAACTATGATAATGATAATGCTGCTGTCAAGAATACAAGTGATTGGGTTTTACGTACTCGTATACACCTTAATGGTCAGATTAATGACCAATGGTCATACTATGGTCGTTTGCAAGCAGAAGAGAATATTAGCGGTCATAAAGATAATGATGATACAGTAATCATGCACAATGCATATGTAAAAGGTGCTTTATTCGGAACTACAGCAACCATCGGTCGTTTTGACTATATTCCTAACTTTGGATTGGTCATGGATGGCAGATTGAATGGTGTGAAAATTGGATTCGGCAATGCCTTGAAAACCGAGCTATACTATGGTAAGCAACAAGAAACAGGTGGCGATATGTGGGGGAACTGGGGCAAAAACACTGCCACACATCTAGAAGTAATTGCAGGTACATTAAAATATAACACTTCTAAGACAACTACTTTGAATGGTGGTTACTACCAATATAAAGATAATGATAACGATAACTATTTTGGTGGAGAAGACACTCTTAAAGTTTGGGAAGCTGGTTTCAGAGCCCAATTGGCTAAGGATTGGGCTTTGAAAGGTTCATATGCGGATTCTGACGCTGATCAAGATGACCAAGCATATTTTGCACAACTTGATTACAAAGGCGCTAACAAATCCAAAGTGGGTTCCTATGGAATCTGGGTTGGCTATCGCAATTTAGAAGCCAATGCAGCTCCAAAGCCTACAATGGATGGAAAATGGGCTGAAAAAAATGGCAGAAATGGTGGTAAGGGTTATGAAGTAGGATTTAACTATACTCCAGCATTAAACACTGTTCTTCGTGTTAAATATGTTGATATGAAAAAAGCTACTGATTCTGCTGCTGTTATTGGTGACAGAGACTCAAAATTCCTTCAAGCACAAGCTGAATTCTTTTTTTAA
- a CDS encoding resolvase: MTTNQTIISIDPGREKCGLAAVHPEKGVLQKKIISTQDLPSIIKEWISKYKTNTVIMGNGTSSKEAKNLLEKILIDGQSLVVNLVDEYRTTDDGRRRYWQENPPQGFRRLIPVTMQTPPKPVDDYVAVILAERYMVIVNK, from the coding sequence GTGACCACGAACCAAACCATTATCAGCATCGACCCGGGGCGGGAAAAATGCGGCCTTGCTGCAGTTCATCCAGAAAAGGGCGTATTACAAAAAAAGATTATATCAACTCAAGATTTACCCTCTATCATTAAAGAGTGGATTAGTAAATACAAGACGAATACAGTGATAATGGGGAATGGCACCTCCAGTAAAGAAGCTAAGAATCTATTAGAAAAGATCCTGATAGATGGACAATCTCTTGTAGTGAATTTGGTAGATGAATACCGGACTACCGACGATGGCCGCCGTCGTTACTGGCAGGAAAACCCCCCCCAGGGCTTTCGGCGATTGATTCCAGTGACCATGCAAACACCGCCTAAACCTGTTGATGATTATGTTGCTGTAATACTGGCAGAACGCTATATGGTAATTGTTAATAAATGA
- a CDS encoding S-layer homology domain-containing protein: MKKKLVASLAAAMVLGVAGTSFAASNPFVDVPAKHWSYDAVTKLANAGIVDGYGDGTFRGDKTISRYEMAQIVAKAMAHSDQATAEQKAAIDKLSVEFAEELEGLNVRVTKLEKNASTVKVTGEARLRYEDYSTDDKNNGNTLKLRTRIGLGGQINDEWSYYGRLESTTNLHGDGADSATDKSNDTVTMQNAYVKGALFGTTATIGRFDYVPNFGVVMDGQVNGVKIGFGNVVKTELLYGKQNNKNLWGIDPQPNLEVTAATLSYAASKATTLNGGYYQYKNTSNDTFFDGDDKRDVWEVGFKTQVAPNWALKATYLESDADQDDRGYWTELGYKGANKAKVGSYGAWVGYRDIESDSAPLPTLNGTYAENKGSNGGKGYEVGFNYTPALNTVLRVKYVDLKKSYDGADDAKTKFVQAQAEFFF; encoded by the coding sequence ATGAAAAAGAAACTCGTAGCTTCCTTGGCAGCTGCAATGGTACTTGGCGTAGCTGGTACTTCATTCGCTGCATCCAACCCTTTCGTAGATGTTCCTGCAAAACATTGGTCCTATGATGCGGTAACAAAATTAGCTAACGCTGGTATTGTTGACGGTTATGGCGATGGCACTTTCAGAGGCGACAAAACCATCAGCCGTTATGAAATGGCTCAAATCGTTGCAAAAGCAATGGCTCATTCTGACCAAGCAACTGCAGAACAAAAAGCTGCTATCGACAAATTGTCCGTAGAATTCGCTGAGGAATTAGAAGGCTTGAATGTTCGTGTAACAAAATTGGAAAAAAATGCTTCTACTGTAAAAGTAACTGGTGAAGCTCGTTTGAGATATGAAGATTACTCTACTGATGACAAGAATAATGGTAACACTCTCAAATTGCGTACTCGTATTGGCTTGGGTGGTCAGATCAATGATGAATGGTCATACTATGGTCGTTTAGAATCTACCACTAATTTGCATGGTGATGGCGCTGATAGTGCTACTGATAAAAGTAACGATACTGTAACAATGCAAAATGCATATGTTAAAGGTGCCTTATTTGGAACTACAGCAACTATTGGTCGTTTTGACTATGTACCAAATTTCGGTGTTGTAATGGATGGTCAGGTAAATGGTGTAAAAATCGGCTTTGGTAATGTAGTAAAAACTGAACTTCTTTACGGTAAACAAAACAATAAAAATTTATGGGGAATAGATCCTCAACCTAACTTAGAAGTAACTGCAGCTACTCTAAGCTATGCAGCTTCCAAAGCAACTACTTTAAATGGTGGTTATTATCAATATAAAAATACATCAAATGATACTTTCTTTGATGGTGATGATAAACGCGATGTATGGGAAGTTGGTTTCAAAACTCAGGTTGCTCCTAACTGGGCGTTAAAAGCTACATATCTTGAATCTGATGCTGATCAAGATGATAGAGGATATTGGACAGAGCTAGGTTACAAAGGTGCAAATAAAGCCAAAGTTGGTTCTTATGGTGCATGGGTAGGCTATCGTGATATCGAAAGCGATTCAGCTCCACTACCAACTTTGAATGGTACTTATGCTGAAAACAAAGGAAGTAATGGTGGTAAAGGTTATGAAGTAGGATTTAACTATACACCAGCATTAAACACTGTTCTTCGTGTTAAATATGTTGATTTGAAGAAATCTTATGACGGTGCTGATGATGCAAAAACCAAATTCGTTCAAGCACAAGCTGAATTCTTCTTCTAG
- a CDS encoding LptF/LptG family permease, with the protein MRILDKYIIKELLGPFIFGIASFSSVFIGTSTLMKIAQYVTQYGASLNSVVKLFIYSLPAIVVLTFPMSMLLAALLAFGRLSGSSEITAMRSGGISFYRLSAPVFVIAFFVSIFAVFFSEMVVPQSNSAYNYVVRYEIQKNTAPKSQEHIIIKDVKGDILERLTYARKFEEETNTMYAVSMQEFDNGTLVRVENAEKAVWQDNRWIMINGVIHDLTAEGNLERTMHFEQQIMPMAKAPTAISREQKKPDEMTIKELKQHIKILEREYVNAKKYEMELQQRLAIPVASFVFALIGTPLGLQPNRSSSSIGLGISIIIIFVYYAIMTVFTALGQGGALPVVLAAWIPNIVGIIAGALLVRKASR; encoded by the coding sequence ATGCGTATACTTGATAAATATATAATCAAAGAACTACTAGGTCCTTTTATATTTGGTATTGCTTCTTTTTCTAGTGTTTTTATTGGCACAAGTACTTTGATGAAAATTGCCCAATATGTAACTCAATACGGAGCATCCTTGAATTCGGTAGTCAAATTATTCATTTATAGCCTGCCAGCGATTGTTGTTTTAACTTTTCCCATGTCGATGCTGCTGGCAGCATTGCTAGCTTTTGGCCGATTATCTGGTTCTAGTGAAATCACCGCGATGCGTTCCGGGGGTATTAGCTTTTATCGTTTATCCGCTCCTGTGTTTGTTATCGCCTTTTTTGTCAGTATCTTTGCTGTCTTTTTCTCTGAAATGGTAGTTCCTCAATCCAATTCAGCTTATAATTATGTAGTGCGCTATGAAATTCAAAAAAATACGGCACCCAAGTCCCAGGAACATATTATTATTAAAGATGTCAAAGGCGATATATTAGAAAGACTAACTTACGCTCGTAAATTTGAAGAAGAGACCAATACCATGTATGCGGTATCGATGCAGGAGTTTGATAATGGCACTTTAGTACGGGTAGAAAATGCAGAAAAAGCCGTGTGGCAGGATAATCGCTGGATCATGATCAATGGGGTCATACATGATTTGACGGCGGAGGGAAACCTTGAGCGTACCATGCACTTTGAACAGCAGATTATGCCAATGGCAAAAGCGCCAACTGCCATTTCTCGGGAACAGAAAAAACCAGATGAAATGACAATTAAAGAATTAAAGCAGCATATTAAAATATTAGAAAGAGAATATGTCAACGCAAAAAAATACGAGATGGAATTGCAGCAGCGATTGGCGATTCCCGTAGCCAGTTTTGTTTTTGCATTGATTGGCACACCATTGGGGTTGCAGCCTAACCGCTCAAGTTCCTCCATAGGTCTTGGAATTAGTATTATTATCATCTTTGTATATTATGCGATTATGACAGTTTTCACAGCATTAGGACAAGGCGGTGCCCTTCCTGTGGTTCTCGCTGCCTGGATACCCAACATCGTCGGCATCATCGCCGGTGCTCTCCTGGTACGCAAAGCCTCACGATAG
- a CDS encoding UFO1_4202 family uranium-binding S-layer protein gives MKKKLVASLAAAMVLSVAGTSFAATNPFTDVPAKHWSYDAVTKLANAGIVDGYGDGTFRGDKTISRYEMAQIVAKAMAHSDQATAEQKASIDKLSVEFAEELEGLNVRVTKLEKNSSTIKVTGEARLRYENNDADVLSDNSLVLRSRIHLDGNINDQWSYYGRLQSENNLRGGDDGKVTMDNAYVKGNLFGTTATIGRFDYIPNGGMMFDSTLNGVNLEFGNVLKANVFYGKDNHQDILANGNSNWTNAEHPEVTGLTLDYAASKATSINGGYYKVKDIYNTDTTDFWEAGFATQLNSNWNLTGSYGESDIDVENTAYYAQLGYKGADKAKVGSYGAWVNYRNIEGFAAPRTTFDGAYTVGGQSYYDGVDSIYPLGGKGYEVGFNYTPMLNTVLGFKYADIKTTANNASNSLKTKFYQAQVEFFF, from the coding sequence ATGAAAAAGAAACTAGTAGCTTCCTTGGCAGCTGCAATGGTACTTAGCGTAGCTGGTACATCATTCGCTGCAACTAATCCTTTCACAGATGTTCCTGCAAAACATTGGTCCTATGATGCAGTAACAAAACTAGCTAATGCTGGTATTGTTGATGGTTATGGCGACGGAACTTTCAGAGGCGACAAAACCATCAGCCGTTATGAAATGGCTCAAATCGTAGCAAAAGCAATGGCCCATTCCGATCAAGCAACTGCTGAACAAAAAGCTTCTATCGACAAATTGTCCGTAGAATTCGCTGAAGAATTAGAAGGACTAAATGTTCGTGTAACCAAATTGGAGAAGAATTCTTCCACAATTAAAGTTACTGGTGAAGCTCGTTTGAGATATGAAAATAATGATGCTGATGTTCTTTCTGATAATAGCCTAGTGCTTCGTAGCCGTATTCATTTAGATGGTAATATCAATGATCAATGGTCATACTATGGTCGTTTACAATCTGAAAATAATTTACGTGGCGGCGATGATGGCAAAGTAACTATGGATAATGCTTATGTTAAAGGCAATTTATTTGGTACAACTGCAACTATCGGTCGTTTTGACTACATACCAAATGGTGGAATGATGTTTGATAGTACACTAAATGGTGTTAATCTTGAGTTTGGTAATGTTCTTAAAGCGAATGTGTTCTATGGTAAAGACAATCATCAAGATATTTTAGCTAATGGTAACTCTAATTGGACAAATGCGGAGCATCCTGAAGTAACTGGTTTAACTTTAGATTATGCAGCCTCTAAAGCCACTAGCATAAATGGTGGTTACTACAAAGTTAAAGATATTTATAACACAGATACTACAGATTTCTGGGAAGCTGGTTTTGCAACTCAATTAAATTCTAACTGGAATTTAACGGGATCTTATGGTGAATCTGATATTGATGTGGAAAACACTGCATACTATGCTCAATTGGGCTATAAAGGTGCAGATAAAGCAAAAGTAGGTTCTTATGGTGCGTGGGTTAATTACCGCAACATAGAAGGGTTTGCAGCTCCTAGAACTACATTTGATGGAGCATATACAGTAGGTGGTCAAAGTTATTACGACGGCGTTGATTCAATTTATCCACTTGGTGGTAAAGGTTATGAAGTCGGATTTAACTATACTCCAATGTTAAATACTGTACTTGGTTTCAAATATGCAGATATTAAAACAACTGCAAATAATGCTTCGAATAGCCTCAAAACTAAATTCTATCAAGCACAAGTTGAGTTCTTCTTCTAA